Proteins from one Coffea arabica cultivar ET-39 chromosome 8c, Coffea Arabica ET-39 HiFi, whole genome shotgun sequence genomic window:
- the LOC113705367 gene encoding uncharacterized protein isoform X2 has translation MDSSPEQPSKPNNSTHSPPLPIPPHQVQESPVFSYISNLSPIKPDKAALGSQGFPGINSPPLVFRSPHINPKSQPSFLKRPQSAGSSDAGLSEQNESCKDTLTVAEESRVSSCHLSSRLISCPQKEFIDDSKPEKASSPPVCGNDYLTDIVNMDGGDSDSSANLTPKSSDDVSQSQHELLDSKESAENTEDKDDTRREEMKMGAASVTLEQAEEYNLKDSPSDLKSVVPDQNSGDGNGPPDLHPRVEPDKSVGHALENQSGGRSMAENAGSGHVFEVGCNLLSESLQVAQDCGRSLENTGVQCTESLENKVHGHCAQIVQHQHGISRRCLQFEDTQGKIIPNSGYQISSGSVGYPRSPASPAGSEVLESASLNRPASPSNRLLANMTPPFFSPQTSGNYNSKLPKRSGIGLHLNSIVNSMQMGSGAKVSMRSAERGSFNGLGKKSMSITGSSLRHNFSTSANVEGVPISDESRHNEHASDAANSASTLSPCSMKPLYEPVVLKPIELQPNSSNKRMCTSETSDSFVDFGQSSPKKKRKKTLDAGDGSGCKRCNCKKTKCLKLYCDCFAAGIYCAEPCACQGCFNRPEYEDTVLETRQQIESRNPLAFAPKIIQHLTEPPTNEDGSHFTPSSARHKRGCNCKKSKCLKKYCECYQANVGCSDGCRCEACENVYGQKGEFGMIKDLISKHGEKLDSSFGTTLESVASKDGLLHNELYNPHSLTPLTPAFQCSDHGKGAPKAWLSSGGYLQSPESCLTYLAPYGMSPGQAGNPDTHNMIIEANTGIMDLVSFGQGIGYGNEHTVNQLSPRCEVPRNDGRLAALPDPQDWENTSRAQTYANHQVSSANSLRWRRSSTHFDGNKPDEAADFDGGLYSILDDDTPEILKEIPMPPNAIKVSSPNKKRVSPPHGQGAELGSSSSAGLRTGRKFILQAVPSFPPLTPCIDSKGATGMNNSQKSSSGK, from the exons ATGGATTCTTCACCTGAACAACCTTCCAAACCCAACAATTCAACTCATTCTCCACCTTTGCCAATCCCTCCTCATCAAGTCCAG GAGTCCCCAGTTTTCTCTTACATAAGCAACCTGTCTCCAATAAAGCCTGACAAGGCTGCACTTGGTTCACAGGGATTCCCTGGAATCAATTCTCCTCCCCTTGTATTCAGATCTCCTCATATAAATCCAAAGAGCCAACCAAGTTTCCTTAAAAG GCCCCAGTCTGCTGGATCATCAGATGCAGGATTATCTGAACAGAATGAGAGTTGTAAAGATACTCTTACAGTTGCGGAGGAATCTAGGGTATCAAGTTGCCATTTGAGCAGTAGGTTGATAAGTTGCCCTCAAAAAGAATTTATTGACGATTCTAAACCTGAAAAAGCTAGCAGCCCTCCAGTTTGTGGCAATGATTACTTAACTGACATTGTGAACATGGATGGTGGAGATTCTGATTCTTCAGCGAATTTGACTCCTAAAAGCTCTGATGATGTCTCCCAGTCACAGCATGAATTATTAGACTCAAAAGAATCTGCAGAAAACACTGAGGACAAGGATGATACGCGAAGAGAAGAGATGAAAATGGGAGCTGCTTCTGTAACATTGGAGCAAGCTGAAGAGTACAATCTTAAAGACTCACCATCTGATCTTAAGTCTGTTGTACCAGATCAGAATTCAGGAGATGGTAATGGGCCGCCTGATTTACACCCAAGGGTTGAGCCAGACAAGTCTGTAGGTCATGCTTTGGAGAATCAAAGTGGAGGGCGTTCAATGGCCGAG AATGCAGGATCTGGTCATGTGTTTGAAGTGGGATGTAACTTGCTGTCAGAATCTCTGCAAGTTGCACAGGATTGTGGAAGATCTCTCGAGAATACAGGAGTACAATGTACTGAATCGCTCGAGAACAAAGTGCATGGTCACTGTGCTCAG ATTGTTCAACACCAGCATGGCATAAGTAGACGTTGTTTGCAATTTGAAGACACTCAAGGCAAAATCATTCCAAACAGTGGTTATCAGATTTCTTCTGGAAGTGTCGGCTATCCTAGGTCACCTGCCAGTCCTGCTGGTTCAGAAGTCCTTGAATCAGCTTCGCTAAATAGACCTGCTAGTCCCAGCAATAGGCTATTGGCTAACATGACCccaccatttttttctcctcagACCAGTGGAAATTACAATTCCAAACTTCCCAAGCGGTCGGGCATTGGATTGCACTTAAATAGTATCGTAAATTCTATGCAGATGGGTTCTGGTGCAAAGGTTAGTATGAGATCAGCTGAGAGAGGTAGTTTTAATGGGCTTGGTAAGAAGTCCATGTCTATAACAGGCAGTAGTTTGCGTCATAATTTTTCGACGTCTGCAAATGTGGAGGGTGTTCCTATTTCTGATGAGAGTAGGCACAATGAGCATGCCTCAGATGCTGCAAATTCTGCAAGTACTTTGTCTCCTTGCAGCATGAAACCGTTGTATGAACCTGTGGTTTTGAAACCAATTGAGCTTCAACCAAATTCTTCAAATAAGAGGATGTGTACCTCTGAAACTTCTGACAGCTTTGTGGATTTTGGCCAGTCaagcccaaaaaagaaaag GAAAAAAACATTGGATGCTGGTGATGGCAGTGGTTGCAAACGCTGCAATTGCAAGAAGACCAAATGCTTGAAATT ATACTGTGATTGCTTTGCTGCTGGTATCTATTGTGCTGAACCTTGTGCTTGCCAAGGCTGCTTCAACAGACCTGAATATGAAGATACTGTTCTTGAAACACGACAACAAATTGAATCTCGAAATCCACTCGCATTTGCTCCAAAAATTATACAGCATCTGACTGAACCTCCAACAAAT GAGGATGGGTCGCATTTTACACCTTCATCAGCGAGGCACAAGAGGGGATGCAATTGCAAGAAGTCAAAGTGTTTGAAAAAGTATTGTGAATGCTATCAG GCTAATGTTGGATGTTCTGATGGATGTCGATGTGAGGCATGTGAAAATGTCTATGGCCAAAAGGGAG AATTTGGTATGATCAAGGATCTGATTAGCAAACATGGTGAGAAATTGGATAGTTCATTTGGCACAACGCTGGAGTCAGTGGCATCAAAAGATGGTTTACTGCACAATGAATTATACAATCCTCACAGCTTGACTCCTCTAACTCCTGCATTTCAGTGCTCAGA CCATGGAAAGGGTGCTCCAAAAGCTTGGTTATCTTCTGGGGGGTATCTTCAATCACCTGAATCTTGTCTAACCTACTTAGCACCATATGGAATGTCCCCAGGACAAGCTGGAAATCCTGATACTCACAACATGATAATAGAAGCTAATACTGGTATTATGGATCTAGTTTCATTTGGCCAGGGGATAGGGTATGGCAATGAACATACGGTGAATCAGCTCTCTCCTAGATGCGAAGTACCAAGAAATGATGGGCGCCTTGCAGCCCTGCCTGATCCACAGGATTGGGAAAATACATCAAGAGCTCAAACCTATGCAAATCACCAGGTTTCATCTGCAAATTCCCTTCGCTGGCGTAGATCATCCACCCATTTTGATGGAAACAAACCTGATGAAGCAGCTGACTTTGATGGTGGACTATATAGCATCTTGGATGATGACACACCTGAAATTCTGAAGGAGATCCCCATGCCACCTAATGCTATAAAAGTAAGCTCGCCTAATAAGAAGCGAGTTTCTCCTCCTCATGGTCAAGGGGCTGAGCTGGGTTCTAGCTCGTCCGCAGGTTTGAGAACTGGCCGCAAGTTTATATTGCAAGCAGTTCCTTCTTTCCCACCACTTACAccatgcattgattccaaaggtgCTACTGGAATGAATAATTCCCAGAAGTCTAGTAGCGGCAAATGA
- the LOC113705367 gene encoding uncharacterized protein isoform X1, with product MDSSPEQPSKPNNSTHSPPLPIPPHQVQESPVFSYISNLSPIKPDKAALGSQGFPGINSPPLVFRSPHINPKSQPSFLKRPQSAGSSDAGLSEQNESCKDTLTVAEESRVSSCHLSSRLISCPQKEFIDDSKPEKASSPPVCGNDYLTDIVNMDGGDSDSSANLTPKSSDDVSQSQHELLDSKESAENTEDKDDTRREEMKMGAASVTLEQAEEYNLKDSPSDLKSVVPDQNSGDGNGPPDLHPRVEPDKSVGHALENQSGGRSMAENAGSGHVFEVGCNLLSESLQVAQDCGRSLENTGVQCTESLENKVHGHCAQIVQHQHGISRRCLQFEDTQGKIIPNSGYQISSGSVGYPRSPASPAGSEVLESASLNRPASPSNRLLANMTPPFFSPQTSGNYNSKLPKRSGIGLHLNSIVNSMQMGSGAKVSMRSAERGSFNGLGKKSMSITGSSLRHNFSTSANVEGVPISDESRHNEHASDAANSASTLSPCSMKPLYEPVVLKPIELQPNSSNKRMCTSETSDSFVDFGQSSPKKKRKKTLDAGDGSGCKRCNCKKTKCLKLYCDCFAAGIYCAEPCACQGCFNRPEYEDTVLETRQQIESRNPLAFAPKIIQHLTEPPTNVCAEDGSHFTPSSARHKRGCNCKKSKCLKKYCECYQANVGCSDGCRCEACENVYGQKGEFGMIKDLISKHGEKLDSSFGTTLESVASKDGLLHNELYNPHSLTPLTPAFQCSDHGKGAPKAWLSSGGYLQSPESCLTYLAPYGMSPGQAGNPDTHNMIIEANTGIMDLVSFGQGIGYGNEHTVNQLSPRCEVPRNDGRLAALPDPQDWENTSRAQTYANHQVSSANSLRWRRSSTHFDGNKPDEAADFDGGLYSILDDDTPEILKEIPMPPNAIKVSSPNKKRVSPPHGQGAELGSSSSAGLRTGRKFILQAVPSFPPLTPCIDSKGATGMNNSQKSSSGK from the exons ATGGATTCTTCACCTGAACAACCTTCCAAACCCAACAATTCAACTCATTCTCCACCTTTGCCAATCCCTCCTCATCAAGTCCAG GAGTCCCCAGTTTTCTCTTACATAAGCAACCTGTCTCCAATAAAGCCTGACAAGGCTGCACTTGGTTCACAGGGATTCCCTGGAATCAATTCTCCTCCCCTTGTATTCAGATCTCCTCATATAAATCCAAAGAGCCAACCAAGTTTCCTTAAAAG GCCCCAGTCTGCTGGATCATCAGATGCAGGATTATCTGAACAGAATGAGAGTTGTAAAGATACTCTTACAGTTGCGGAGGAATCTAGGGTATCAAGTTGCCATTTGAGCAGTAGGTTGATAAGTTGCCCTCAAAAAGAATTTATTGACGATTCTAAACCTGAAAAAGCTAGCAGCCCTCCAGTTTGTGGCAATGATTACTTAACTGACATTGTGAACATGGATGGTGGAGATTCTGATTCTTCAGCGAATTTGACTCCTAAAAGCTCTGATGATGTCTCCCAGTCACAGCATGAATTATTAGACTCAAAAGAATCTGCAGAAAACACTGAGGACAAGGATGATACGCGAAGAGAAGAGATGAAAATGGGAGCTGCTTCTGTAACATTGGAGCAAGCTGAAGAGTACAATCTTAAAGACTCACCATCTGATCTTAAGTCTGTTGTACCAGATCAGAATTCAGGAGATGGTAATGGGCCGCCTGATTTACACCCAAGGGTTGAGCCAGACAAGTCTGTAGGTCATGCTTTGGAGAATCAAAGTGGAGGGCGTTCAATGGCCGAG AATGCAGGATCTGGTCATGTGTTTGAAGTGGGATGTAACTTGCTGTCAGAATCTCTGCAAGTTGCACAGGATTGTGGAAGATCTCTCGAGAATACAGGAGTACAATGTACTGAATCGCTCGAGAACAAAGTGCATGGTCACTGTGCTCAG ATTGTTCAACACCAGCATGGCATAAGTAGACGTTGTTTGCAATTTGAAGACACTCAAGGCAAAATCATTCCAAACAGTGGTTATCAGATTTCTTCTGGAAGTGTCGGCTATCCTAGGTCACCTGCCAGTCCTGCTGGTTCAGAAGTCCTTGAATCAGCTTCGCTAAATAGACCTGCTAGTCCCAGCAATAGGCTATTGGCTAACATGACCccaccatttttttctcctcagACCAGTGGAAATTACAATTCCAAACTTCCCAAGCGGTCGGGCATTGGATTGCACTTAAATAGTATCGTAAATTCTATGCAGATGGGTTCTGGTGCAAAGGTTAGTATGAGATCAGCTGAGAGAGGTAGTTTTAATGGGCTTGGTAAGAAGTCCATGTCTATAACAGGCAGTAGTTTGCGTCATAATTTTTCGACGTCTGCAAATGTGGAGGGTGTTCCTATTTCTGATGAGAGTAGGCACAATGAGCATGCCTCAGATGCTGCAAATTCTGCAAGTACTTTGTCTCCTTGCAGCATGAAACCGTTGTATGAACCTGTGGTTTTGAAACCAATTGAGCTTCAACCAAATTCTTCAAATAAGAGGATGTGTACCTCTGAAACTTCTGACAGCTTTGTGGATTTTGGCCAGTCaagcccaaaaaagaaaag GAAAAAAACATTGGATGCTGGTGATGGCAGTGGTTGCAAACGCTGCAATTGCAAGAAGACCAAATGCTTGAAATT ATACTGTGATTGCTTTGCTGCTGGTATCTATTGTGCTGAACCTTGTGCTTGCCAAGGCTGCTTCAACAGACCTGAATATGAAGATACTGTTCTTGAAACACGACAACAAATTGAATCTCGAAATCCACTCGCATTTGCTCCAAAAATTATACAGCATCTGACTGAACCTCCAACAAATGTTTGTGCG GAGGATGGGTCGCATTTTACACCTTCATCAGCGAGGCACAAGAGGGGATGCAATTGCAAGAAGTCAAAGTGTTTGAAAAAGTATTGTGAATGCTATCAG GCTAATGTTGGATGTTCTGATGGATGTCGATGTGAGGCATGTGAAAATGTCTATGGCCAAAAGGGAG AATTTGGTATGATCAAGGATCTGATTAGCAAACATGGTGAGAAATTGGATAGTTCATTTGGCACAACGCTGGAGTCAGTGGCATCAAAAGATGGTTTACTGCACAATGAATTATACAATCCTCACAGCTTGACTCCTCTAACTCCTGCATTTCAGTGCTCAGA CCATGGAAAGGGTGCTCCAAAAGCTTGGTTATCTTCTGGGGGGTATCTTCAATCACCTGAATCTTGTCTAACCTACTTAGCACCATATGGAATGTCCCCAGGACAAGCTGGAAATCCTGATACTCACAACATGATAATAGAAGCTAATACTGGTATTATGGATCTAGTTTCATTTGGCCAGGGGATAGGGTATGGCAATGAACATACGGTGAATCAGCTCTCTCCTAGATGCGAAGTACCAAGAAATGATGGGCGCCTTGCAGCCCTGCCTGATCCACAGGATTGGGAAAATACATCAAGAGCTCAAACCTATGCAAATCACCAGGTTTCATCTGCAAATTCCCTTCGCTGGCGTAGATCATCCACCCATTTTGATGGAAACAAACCTGATGAAGCAGCTGACTTTGATGGTGGACTATATAGCATCTTGGATGATGACACACCTGAAATTCTGAAGGAGATCCCCATGCCACCTAATGCTATAAAAGTAAGCTCGCCTAATAAGAAGCGAGTTTCTCCTCCTCATGGTCAAGGGGCTGAGCTGGGTTCTAGCTCGTCCGCAGGTTTGAGAACTGGCCGCAAGTTTATATTGCAAGCAGTTCCTTCTTTCCCACCACTTACAccatgcattgattccaaaggtgCTACTGGAATGAATAATTCCCAGAAGTCTAGTAGCGGCAAATGA
- the LOC140013523 gene encoding putative inactive G-type lectin S-receptor-like serine/threonine-protein kinase SRK, with protein MIARSDNTSATLLDSGNLVLRQGDQVVWQSFDYPTDTFLPGMKIGEFGLTAEVPRNQLLVSRVNPENPLRGAFTLGVQSVDHKAATKLGVWRGYNDHMDISSWDGNNFVFIFKNSTNSFNFVYVSNENESYFTFTTIGKYDMSRLVISSTGHIDEYTMFNGGISSVSHSLCDKSIIGNSNVCMDSETSRCTDADAFMPMNGTLPASMTADLSVVSAEYEFLCKRNCSCIGFATFQDDLAWCQLYYGNKSDILNLMLKEGNGTIYVRGFATYPTCTFDTNLCRKIVDQDQHLI; from the coding sequence ATGATTGCAAGAAGTGATAATACAAGTGCAACACTTCTTGATTCTGGTAACTTAGTCCTCCGACAAGGTGATCAGGTAGTATGGCAGAGTTTTGATTATCCAACAGATACTTTTCTTCCCGGGATGAAGATAGGAGAGTTTGGCTTGACTGCAGAAGTACCAAGAAATCAGTTGTTAGTTTCACGGGTAAATCCTGAGAATCCTCTTCGGGGGGCATTCACGCTTGGTGTTCAGTCTGTTGATCACAAGGCTGCAACAAAATTGGGTGTCTGGAGAGGATACAATGATCACATGGATATCAGCTCATGGGATGGAAACAACTTTGTATTCATTTTCAAGAACTCGACCAATAGTTTTAACTTTGTTTACGTATCTAATGAAAATGAGTCATACTTCACTTTCACCACAATTGGTAAATATGACATGTCAAGGTTGGTAATTTCCTCAACTGGGCATATTGATGAGTACACAATGTTTAATGGGGGTATTTCTTCAGTGAGCCATTCTTTATGTGATAAATCAATTATAGGCAATTCCAATGTGTGCATGGACTCAGAAACTTCAAGGTGCACAGATGCTGATGCATTTATGCCGATGAATGGTACATTGCCAGCTTCAATGACTGCAGATTTATCAGTTGTCTCTGCTGAATATGAATTTTTGTGCAAGAGGAACTGTTCTTGCATTGGATTTGCCACATTTCAGGATGATCTAGCTTGGTGCCAACTTTACTATGGGAACAAAAGTGACATCTTGAACCTTATGCTGAAAGAGGGGAATGGTACTATTTATGTCCGTGGCTTTGCCACCTATCCTACATGTACGTTTGATACCAATTTATGTAGAAAGATTGtcgatcaagatcaacatttaATTTGA
- the LOC113706034 gene encoding G-type lectin S-receptor-like serine/threonine-protein kinase At1g11330: MVKAKTVDHIEMGSVNDQELPLFNLQAIETTTDQFAMQNKLGEAGFGPVYKGKLPQGQEIAVKRLSQRSGQGVKEFMNEVTLISKLQHRNLVRLLGCCIQGDEYILIYEYMPNRSLDSFMFDSTKRTLLDWTKRVSIIEGTAQGLLYLHRYSRLRIIHRDLKASNILLDSDMNPKISDFGMARIFGENETRSKTTKIAGTYGYMAPEYAMDGLFSEKSDVFSFGIIVVEIISGHRNMAFFESDSSLNLLGHASNLWKEEKPLELLDSAVANSSCSASEVVGCLQLGLLCVQDRAVDRPCMSDVISMLRNDTIVVPLPKEPAFLAQFTSDSIAARDKLWCKVYSKAAIPVYQLSKGVRLRFQRLWKEMILVHKSMQQRCCKTHFGCRKDMIFCVICLSISLHVHENHGRNNSTLHLLPFSSPAKSLSLLQNFTFPLLSMPSSDPVAALAAF, encoded by the exons ATGGTCAAAGCAAAAACTGTAGATCACATTGAGATGGGAAGTGTCAATGATCAGGAGTTGCCACTTTTTAACTTGCAGGCCATAGAAACTACAACTGATCAATTTGCCATGCAAAATAAACTTGGTGAAGCTGGCTTTGGACCAGTTTATAAG GGAAAATTGCCCCAAGGTCAAGAAATTGCAGTAAAAAGACTTTCCCAGAGATCAGGACAAGGAGTGAAGGAGTTCATGAATGAGGTCACCCTGATATCTAAACTCCAGCACAGAAATCTGGTGAGGCTTTTGGGATGTTGCATACAAGGAGACGAGTATATATTAATCTACGAATACATGCCCAACAGAAGCTTGGACTCGTTTATGTTTG ATTCTACCAAACGAACACTGTTAGATTGGACCAAACGTGTATCCATTATTGAAGGAACTGCTCAAGGGCTTCTTTATCTCCATAGGTATTCAAGGCTGAGGATTATTCATCGCGATCTAAAAGCAAGCAACATATTGTTAGACAGTGATATGAACCCCAAAATATCTGATTTTGGAATGGCCAGaatatttggagaaaatgaaACCAGATCAAAGACAACAAAAATTGCTGGAACATA TGGCTACATGGCTCCTGAATATGCCATGGATGGTCTCTTTTCTGAAAAATCAGATGTATTTAGCTTTGGAATCATTGTGGTCGAGATTATTAGTGGACATAGAAATATGGCCTTCTTCGAGTCTGATAGCTCTCTGAACCTACTTGGCCAC GCGTCGAATTTGTGGAAGGAGGAAAAACCCCTGGAACTTCTGGACTCTGCAGTAGCTAATTCTTCATGTTCAGCAAGTGAAGTTGTTGGATGCCTTCAATTAGGTCTCTTGTGTGTTCAAGACAGAGCTGTAGATCGTCCTTGCATGTCAGATGTCATATCCATGCTTAGAAATGATACCATTGTTGTTCCTCTACCCAAAGAACCTGCATTTCTGGCACAATTCACCAGTG ATTCAATAGCCGCCAGAGACAAACTGTGGTGTAAAGTTTATAGTAAAGCTGCAATACCAGTATATCAGTTAAGTAAAGGCGTGAGATTGAGGTTCCAAAGATTGTGGAAAGAGATGATATTGGTGCATAAGTCCATGCAGCAAAGAT GCTGCAAAACTCACTTCGGCTGCCGGAAGGACATGATCTTCTGCGTAATTTGTCTATCCATCAGCCTCCACGTTCATGAGAATCATGGCAGAAACAACAGTACACTACAccttcttcctttttcatctCCTGCAAAATCCTTATCACTTTTGCAGAATTTTACTTTCCCTCTGTTGTCAATGCCTTCCAGTGACCCTGTAGCAGCACTTGCAGCCTTTTAG
- the LOC113705367 gene encoding CRC domain-containing protein TSO1-like isoform X3, with product MDSSPEQPSKPNNSTHSPPLPIPPHQVQESPVFSYISNLSPIKPDKAALGSQGFPGINSPPLVFRSPHINPKSQPSFLKRPQSAGSSDAGLSEQNESCKDTLTVAEESRVSSCHLSSRLISCPQKEFIDDSKPEKASSPPVCGNDYLTDIVNMDGGDSDSSANLTPKSSDDVSQSQHELLDSKESAENTEDKDDTRREEMKMGAASVTLEQAEEYNLKDSPSDLKSVVPDQNSGDGNGPPDLHPRVEPDKSVGHALENQSGGRSMAENAGSGHVFEVGCNLLSESLQVAQDCGRSLENTGVQCTESLENKVHGHCAQMGSGAKVSMRSAERGSFNGLGKKSMSITGSSLRHNFSTSANVEGVPISDESRHNEHASDAANSASTLSPCSMKPLYEPVVLKPIELQPNSSNKRMCTSETSDSFVDFGQSSPKKKRKKTLDAGDGSGCKRCNCKKTKCLKLYCDCFAAGIYCAEPCACQGCFNRPEYEDTVLETRQQIESRNPLAFAPKIIQHLTEPPTNVCAEDGSHFTPSSARHKRGCNCKKSKCLKKYCECYQANVGCSDGCRCEACENVYGQKGEFGMIKDLISKHGEKLDSSFGTTLESVASKDGLLHNELYNPHSLTPLTPAFQCSDHGKGAPKAWLSSGGYLQSPESCLTYLAPYGMSPGQAGNPDTHNMIIEANTGIMDLVSFGQGIGYGNEHTVNQLSPRCEVPRNDGRLAALPDPQDWENTSRAQTYANHQVSSANSLRWRRSSTHFDGNKPDEAADFDGGLYSILDDDTPEILKEIPMPPNAIKVSSPNKKRVSPPHGQGAELGSSSSAGLRTGRKFILQAVPSFPPLTPCIDSKGATGMNNSQKSSSGK from the exons ATGGATTCTTCACCTGAACAACCTTCCAAACCCAACAATTCAACTCATTCTCCACCTTTGCCAATCCCTCCTCATCAAGTCCAG GAGTCCCCAGTTTTCTCTTACATAAGCAACCTGTCTCCAATAAAGCCTGACAAGGCTGCACTTGGTTCACAGGGATTCCCTGGAATCAATTCTCCTCCCCTTGTATTCAGATCTCCTCATATAAATCCAAAGAGCCAACCAAGTTTCCTTAAAAG GCCCCAGTCTGCTGGATCATCAGATGCAGGATTATCTGAACAGAATGAGAGTTGTAAAGATACTCTTACAGTTGCGGAGGAATCTAGGGTATCAAGTTGCCATTTGAGCAGTAGGTTGATAAGTTGCCCTCAAAAAGAATTTATTGACGATTCTAAACCTGAAAAAGCTAGCAGCCCTCCAGTTTGTGGCAATGATTACTTAACTGACATTGTGAACATGGATGGTGGAGATTCTGATTCTTCAGCGAATTTGACTCCTAAAAGCTCTGATGATGTCTCCCAGTCACAGCATGAATTATTAGACTCAAAAGAATCTGCAGAAAACACTGAGGACAAGGATGATACGCGAAGAGAAGAGATGAAAATGGGAGCTGCTTCTGTAACATTGGAGCAAGCTGAAGAGTACAATCTTAAAGACTCACCATCTGATCTTAAGTCTGTTGTACCAGATCAGAATTCAGGAGATGGTAATGGGCCGCCTGATTTACACCCAAGGGTTGAGCCAGACAAGTCTGTAGGTCATGCTTTGGAGAATCAAAGTGGAGGGCGTTCAATGGCCGAG AATGCAGGATCTGGTCATGTGTTTGAAGTGGGATGTAACTTGCTGTCAGAATCTCTGCAAGTTGCACAGGATTGTGGAAGATCTCTCGAGAATACAGGAGTACAATGTACTGAATCGCTCGAGAACAAAGTGCATGGTCACTGTGCTCAG ATGGGTTCTGGTGCAAAGGTTAGTATGAGATCAGCTGAGAGAGGTAGTTTTAATGGGCTTGGTAAGAAGTCCATGTCTATAACAGGCAGTAGTTTGCGTCATAATTTTTCGACGTCTGCAAATGTGGAGGGTGTTCCTATTTCTGATGAGAGTAGGCACAATGAGCATGCCTCAGATGCTGCAAATTCTGCAAGTACTTTGTCTCCTTGCAGCATGAAACCGTTGTATGAACCTGTGGTTTTGAAACCAATTGAGCTTCAACCAAATTCTTCAAATAAGAGGATGTGTACCTCTGAAACTTCTGACAGCTTTGTGGATTTTGGCCAGTCaagcccaaaaaagaaaag GAAAAAAACATTGGATGCTGGTGATGGCAGTGGTTGCAAACGCTGCAATTGCAAGAAGACCAAATGCTTGAAATT ATACTGTGATTGCTTTGCTGCTGGTATCTATTGTGCTGAACCTTGTGCTTGCCAAGGCTGCTTCAACAGACCTGAATATGAAGATACTGTTCTTGAAACACGACAACAAATTGAATCTCGAAATCCACTCGCATTTGCTCCAAAAATTATACAGCATCTGACTGAACCTCCAACAAATGTTTGTGCG GAGGATGGGTCGCATTTTACACCTTCATCAGCGAGGCACAAGAGGGGATGCAATTGCAAGAAGTCAAAGTGTTTGAAAAAGTATTGTGAATGCTATCAG GCTAATGTTGGATGTTCTGATGGATGTCGATGTGAGGCATGTGAAAATGTCTATGGCCAAAAGGGAG AATTTGGTATGATCAAGGATCTGATTAGCAAACATGGTGAGAAATTGGATAGTTCATTTGGCACAACGCTGGAGTCAGTGGCATCAAAAGATGGTTTACTGCACAATGAATTATACAATCCTCACAGCTTGACTCCTCTAACTCCTGCATTTCAGTGCTCAGA CCATGGAAAGGGTGCTCCAAAAGCTTGGTTATCTTCTGGGGGGTATCTTCAATCACCTGAATCTTGTCTAACCTACTTAGCACCATATGGAATGTCCCCAGGACAAGCTGGAAATCCTGATACTCACAACATGATAATAGAAGCTAATACTGGTATTATGGATCTAGTTTCATTTGGCCAGGGGATAGGGTATGGCAATGAACATACGGTGAATCAGCTCTCTCCTAGATGCGAAGTACCAAGAAATGATGGGCGCCTTGCAGCCCTGCCTGATCCACAGGATTGGGAAAATACATCAAGAGCTCAAACCTATGCAAATCACCAGGTTTCATCTGCAAATTCCCTTCGCTGGCGTAGATCATCCACCCATTTTGATGGAAACAAACCTGATGAAGCAGCTGACTTTGATGGTGGACTATATAGCATCTTGGATGATGACACACCTGAAATTCTGAAGGAGATCCCCATGCCACCTAATGCTATAAAAGTAAGCTCGCCTAATAAGAAGCGAGTTTCTCCTCCTCATGGTCAAGGGGCTGAGCTGGGTTCTAGCTCGTCCGCAGGTTTGAGAACTGGCCGCAAGTTTATATTGCAAGCAGTTCCTTCTTTCCCACCACTTACAccatgcattgattccaaaggtgCTACTGGAATGAATAATTCCCAGAAGTCTAGTAGCGGCAAATGA